The Equus asinus isolate D_3611 breed Donkey chromosome 25, EquAss-T2T_v2, whole genome shotgun sequence genomic sequence acaaaattaacatacaaaaatcagttgtattttacACACCAATAGTGAGCTAtcagaaagaaactcaagaatacaatcccatttacaattacaacaaaaagaataaaatatctaagaatacaTTTACCcatggaggtgaaagacctatatactgaaaactataagacattcctgcaagaaatcgaagaagacataaagaaatggaaagatattccatgcatgtggattggaagaataaacatagttaaatgtcGACcttacttaaagcaatctacagattcaatgcaatctcaatcagaatcccaatgacattcttcacagaaatagaacaaggaattctaaaatttatatgggacaacaaaagatcccaaatagccaaagcaattctgagaaaaaataataaagctggagatatcacaacctctgacttcaaaatatactagaaattcgtagcaatcaaaacagcatggtactggcacaaaaacaaatacacagatcaatggaacagaattgagaacccagaaataaaaccacacatccacggatagctaatctttgacaaagaagccaagaacatacaatggagaaaggaaagtctctttgataaatggtgttgggaaaactggacagccatatgccaaaaaaaatgaaagtcgaCCATTATcctacactgtacacaaaaattaacccaaaatggattaaggacctgaatgtaagacatgaaaccataaaaatcctagaagaaaatataagcagtacatctggcatcagtcttagcagtatcttttgaaATACTAtctctactcaggcaagggaaacaaaagaaaaataaatgggactatgtgagactaaaaggcttctgcaaggcaaaggaaaccatgaaaaaaaagaaaagacaacccaccaactggtagaaaatgtttgtgaatcatatatccgacaagggattaatttccaatatataaaaaactcatacgaCTGACAACATAAAAGCAAATAACTTTATCCAAAAacgggcagaagatatgaacagacagttttgcaaagaagatatacagatgtacaacaggcacatgaagagatgttcaacatcactaattgttagggaaatgcaaatcaaaactacaatgagatatctccttatgcctgtcagaatggctgtaattaacaagacaaaaagtaacaaatgatgGAGAGtatgtgaagaaaaaggaaccctcatacactgctggtaggaatgaaaactggtgcagccactatggaaaacagtatggagatttctcaaaatttaaaaataaaaatacaatatggtccagctatcccactactgggtatttatccaaagaacatgaaatcaacaatacaaagagatttgtGCATCCCTATGTTTCTctcagtattattcacaatagccaagatgtggaagcaacccaagtgcccatcaatgcatcaatggatgaatggataaataagatttatacacacacacacacacacacacaatggaatactactcagtcataaaaaaagacaaaatcgtgtcatttgctacaacatggatagactttgagggtatttgttaagaaaaataagccagacagagaaagacaaacactgtatgagttcagtcatatgtggaagataaacaaacacatggataaagagaaaagattagtagttaccagagggggaggtggtggtgggaggccaacaggagtaaaggggcacatatgtatggtgatggataaaagctagactattgcagatgagcacaatgcagtctatatagaaattaatatacaatcatgtacacctgaaattacacaatgtttcaaaccaatatgacctcaataagataatttttaaaaattgccatgGTATAAGATAATTTTGCTTGGATTATAAATTGCAGTATTTATCATAGTTGATTCTGGAATTTGGGTCTGAAATATTATAGTCCAGGTGATGTTTTAATGCTTTTCCTTCATGTAAATGATTgtcaccacacacacagaaacaagaACGTGGGGTTGGAGAGACTAGACAAGAGGGATGAGACAAGAAAGAAGAGCCATTGAGAACGTTGGGAAGAGGTAATGACAGAGTGCCAGAGAAAAGAGGGCTGGGGGGGGGAAGGTTGAGTTGGGAGGATAAACCAAAAGAATCCTTCTAGATTAAAGCAGGCTGGAAGCTGGACGATTTTTTAACATTACTTTCTTATTTAACAGATATAGAAGTAAAGGATTAGGGGATGTAAAAAGATCTTTAAATATCACACGAAGGCTTTTCCAAGGTAGTAAGTATAAAGGAAGCTGAGGTCAGGGAGAGTAGCTGGAAGActgggagattaaaaaaaaaaaattctagaagtcAGGACTGGAAATGAGAGACAGAGTGGGAGGTCCAGAGCTGTGGGAGGCACGGCTTGTTAGGGATGTGCAATGCGAATGAGGAAGAGATTTGTcagctggaagagagagagattgactaTAGAGTATTGAGAAAAAAGTTTGCTGAAATCAGAGATTAAACACCAGCTCTGAGAGTCAGAAGCTCTATCTCCTAGTGAAATGCTGCTTCTGCCACTTCTATTGTCAGCAGTTCTCTTCCCAGGTGGTGACAATGAGCATGGTAAGAGCACCTCCGGCAGCTCCCAGCACAGAAGCAGGGCATGTGGATAAAAGTATGCTGCGCTTACCACTAACAGTCTGGGCCCTCCTGTCTCTAGCACTCTTCTCCTATTCAGGAGGTTTGGGAGGGAGCCTGAGGCGCTGGGGAAGGCAAATGTCTCAGGCTCTATGGTTTCTTCATAttctggattctttttctttggatcttttcaattttcattgttttttgttcctttctccttcttcctttctccacaCTTTTCTCATCCTTCCACTATCCACAGCCTTCCAGGGGCCAACTTCTTTCCATCTCATCCAGATCTCATCCTTCGCCAACAGTACCTGGGCACAAAATCAAGGCTCAGGCTGGTTGGATGATTTGCAGATCCATGGCTGGGACAGTGACTCGGGCACTGCcattttcctgaagccctggtcCAAGGGAAACCTCAGTGATGAGGAGGTGACTGAGCTGGAGGAGCTATTCCGAGTCTACCTCATAGGATTCATTCGGGAAGTGCAGGACCGCGTCAGTGAATTCCAGATGGAATGTGAGTGTGGTCCTCTGATCTGGGGAGATGCTCaatgacttttttctctctcttaattcAGGCTACTGCTCCCTCTGAACTTTCTCCTTTCCATCCCACTTTACCCAACTGCATCTCTAGAGTGGTCTCCTACTCTGACTTCATACCTCCACAAAACATTCCAAAATCTTCCTGCTTCCTACACTTTTGTCTGTTAGATGAAGTTCCCCCTTTGTAACCATTTCCTAGTTTGTTTGTGTATAACTTACTTTTCTCAAACTCCAAGCAAGAGACTCTTCCTTCTCCTACCCTGTGCCTGGGTGGACTAAAGTGTGACTACCTCTTCTGCCAATCCATCTCCTTGAGCATTTTGTTCTTCTCAATGCGATCCTCTCATTCACCCTGGACTGCTATGCTCCTGAGCCCATCACCCTGCTCCTCACACTTtacccccctcctccccatctcatGTTTCTTCAGTAGCCCTCCTCCACCATTTACGACATGCATATCTCTCctcaatccttttctttttgaaacacCTCTGAGTACTGTAATTGGTTTTTGGCTCATCATTTCACATTTCAGACCTTTCTCCCCACCAAAACCCAAAACCTTATATCCTTTTCCCATCCCTTTAtttctcatttgctttttaataacGTTGTCTCTATTTTCCTTCTATCCAGACCCCTTTGAGATCCAGGGCATAGCAGGCTGTGAGCTGCATTCTGGGGGGACCACAGTAAGCTTCTTGAGGGGTGCTTTAGGAGGACTGGATTTCCTGAGCATCAAGAATGAATCATGTGCACCTGCCCCAGAGGGTGGCAGCAGGGCGCAGAAGTTTTGTACACTCATCTCTCAGTATCAAGGGATCGCTGATATCATAAGGAAGCTCCTCTTAGAAACCTGCCCTCGATATCTCTTGGGTGTCCTCGATGCAGGGAAGGCAGAATTGCAGAGGCAAGGTAAGTCTTATCCTCTCCCcaagattttctattttacttcccactaccttcttttttttttttttttttttgaggaagattagcgctgagctacctgcaccaatcctcctctttttgctgaggaaaactggccctgagctaacatctgtgcccatcttcctctactttatatgtgggacgcctaccacagcatggcttgccaagtggtgccatgtctgcacccggaatccaaaccggtgaaccctgggccaccaaagcagaacgtgggcatttaactgctgcgccagcatgccagcaccccccccccaactACGTTCTTTAAATTGAAGAGTAGGAGGTACTTAAGAAGAGAGGGTCTTAATCAATAAAGTAATTTGGTTCCCAAAGGAGTGGAAGCGGTCACTGTCAAACTTGTGGGCTTCTGAGTCCCTATACTCTAGATTATAGTCATAATCTAACACTCTCTCTGCCCTTTTCTGCCTCAGTGAAGCCCGAGGCCTGGCTGTCCAGTGGCCCCGCTCCTGGGCCTGGCCATCTCCTGCTGGTGCGTCACGTCTCAGGATTCTACCCAAAGCCTGTGTGGGTGATGTGGATGCGGGGTGAGCAGGAACAGCCAGGCACTCAGCAAGGTGATGTCCTGCCCAATGCTGATGGGACGTGGTATCTCCGAGTAACCCTGGATGTGGCAGCCGGGGAAGCAGCTGGCCTGGCTTGCCGAGTGAGGCACAGCAGTCTAGGAGGCCAGGACATCATCCTCTACTGGGGTGAGAAAGAACTGGGGCTCAGATGGAAATTGGAGGAGATGGTTCTCAAGCATAGAGGGAGGGACTGGGGAAGAGGTGGGACTTGACAGATGAGAAAGAGTAAGACACAGAGAGATTTCTGGGACTCCAGTCCCAGTAGGAATAAAAATAGATGATATGGATATGGATAAATTATGTCCAGGAACATGAGAGAAGGAGTTGGAGATGCCCATACGTTGGAAGCAGATGAATGGTAGTGCTGACACTCACGTGAGCAAAGGCAGGTCAAGAGAATTAGAGAATTTTGAGGAATTAGAGGGTTTTACAGTGATATCCTTGTGTTCTCTCCCAATTTCCAGGACGTTCCACCTCCATCGGCTTGATAGTTTTGGCAATAATAGTGCCCTCCTTGATCCTCTTGATATGTTTTGCATTATGGTTTTGGAGGCGCTGgtgagttattatttttaatcttttctgtcCACCCTCCTACTCTTGTCTACCATTTTGTCTATTTATATGACTATAGCCTCAATCTTACCACTGgatcctttcctctttcttcccaacTCCCAtcttatttatgtaaatatattttttttaaattgtggtaagatacacatgacataaaacttaccattttgcctttttaaaaggtGCAGTTTAGTAATATTCAGTACACTCACATTCttgtgcaaccaatctctagaactcttttcatcttgaaaaaacaaaactccatacccattaaacatcTCCCTAGTCTCTgctcccccagaccctggcaaccaccattctattttctgtctataTAAGTTTGACTACACTAAGTACCTCATACAGATTAAATCATCagtgtttgtatttttgtggttagcttatttcacttagcataacatcctcattgttcatccatgttgtagcatatgtcagaatttccttcttttttaaggctccATAATATggcattatgtatatataaaaaacacattttgcttattcattcatctgtcaatggacacaagtccaccttttggctattgtgaataacactacTATGCACATGAGTGTACAGATATCTTTCATGTAGAgctatttttctcttgtgttctTAACAGGTCATATCTGAATGTCCCATGAGCTCTCATCTCTCCTTTTACGTTTGGAATAAGGACCTAGAAGCCCAGAAACTCAAATTGTCAGCCCAGGAATCAATCTCATCATATTTCCTCAAACAATCATCATATTTGATCAAATAAGAGTTCCCATAGTTTGTAAGGTAAATCATAATTTGTAGGCtagcagaaaaataattaaaaactgcaAATTTATTATGAGATAGTATCAGTAGTAGGATCTACCTAGATTTTATACATGCGAAATGTGAGAAAGAATGCAtctgagaataaatgaaatatgatgtacaaCTTAATGGTGACCTTCCTTTGGCTTCctgttttaaaactctttttcttgCTTCTGTTGAAATATCATTTGTCAAAGTAAGCTAACAATAATTATGCTAGGACAATTGTATTTGCAGAGATGATGAGCACTGTAAGGTaatttttctgtctctgcctGAATGACTGTTAACCTTCAAGGCCCAGCTGTGATgcttcttcctccaggaagccttccccaatGCTGCAATGGGAGTAACCTTCCCTTGTCTGGTGTCATGCAGAGATCCACTTTACTCGGTACCCACGGCATTGcagttatttttggttttcttccccTTCTACTTGTAAGTTCCTTGAGAGAAGGACTTGCTCTAGGTGAATCTCTGGCAAGATCTCTTGCTTGCATATGTATTTACTGAGTAAAAATGATCTGAGTTGATATAACTGCCCCGTTAATGGTCTTTTTTCAAAGTCatctccttccttcatttttcctctttagtTGATATTCTAGATTTCCCTCTTGCTAAAATATTTccaacataagaaaaaatacCATCCTCTCCTTGCTTCTGCCCTGAACTCCTCTGGAGAAAACCACTTGTTTTCATGCTGTAACTATAGTCTACCTACAAAAATTCATCGGAATAAGATCCTGTTCCTCATTTTCTCAGTGTGAATGAGGGAGAGGCAGGATGGGTCAGGGTTAATACACAGCTGGGTTGTTAAATAGTCAAACAAAAGAATCGAGAGAACTTTTTTGTGGATATTTGTGCTGTATCAATTCAGTTATATGTTTGATTTACATttaacttcattcattttttttgtttattctataGTATTTTAGAAACCccatttttaaaactgcaaacTCATTTTGGTTAAAATAGCAAGAGGGTGGAGGAGAATTTGAGTATATTTTTATAGGACTTGGTAAGGGAGGGCAGAGCAAGCAGAAATTTAGGGGAAGCCGGGGATATTGGAAGCAGCTCTCCCACCTGGAAATTTTAGGACAATACAGCCTTTAGGATTTGGGAAGGGTAGTcctcatggtctagtggttaagattcagtacTCTCGCTGCCATACCCCAGGTTTTCTTCTCATTCTAAGCACTACACCAGCCATCTGTCTGTTGTCATACTGTCGCAGCTGCATATTGCTGTGATAttgaaagctatgccattggGACTTCAAATACCCATAGGGTCACCCATGGCaaacaggtttcagtggagcttccagaccaagacagactaggaagcaGGACCTAGCCACACactttccaaaaaattggccatggaaaccctatgattcaacataataaaggccgtatatgacaaacccacagctaacatcatactcaacagtgaaaaattgaaagctattcctctaagaacaggaacaagacaaggatgcccactcttgccactcttattcaacataatattggaagtccttgccagagcaactaggcaaaaagaataaataaaagggattcaactgtaaagggagaagtaaaactgtcactatttgcagataagcttttatatagaaaaaaccctaaaagttcacaaaaaactgttagaaaaaataaatgaatacagtaaacttgcaggatacaaaatcaacatacaaaaatcagttgcattctatTTACTAACAGTGAACTAGCATAAAGAGAAATCaggaatacaatctcatttacaatcacagcaaaaagaataaaatacctaggaataaatgtaaccaaagaggtgaaagacctgtacattgaaaaccacaaaacattgttgaaagaaatcaaagaagacacaaagaaatagatatccagtgctcatggattgaaaaaattaatatagttaaaatgtccatacttcctaaagcaatctacagattcaatgcaatctctatcaacgTCTCTatctcatggaaatagaacaaataattataaaatttacatggaaccaAAAGAGccctgaatagctaaaggaatcctgagaaataagaaagctggaggtatcacactccctgatttcaaaaaataCCAAAAACTATAGTAAtgagaacagcatggtactggcacagaaacagacacacagatcaatggaacagatttgagatcccagaaataaaaccacacatctatggacagctaatttcaacaagggaggcaagaacatacaatggggaaaggaaaatctcttcaataaagggtgttgggaaaactggacagccacatgccaaagaatgaaagtataccattatcttacaccatacacaaaaattaactcaagctagatcaaaaacttgaatgtaagacctgaaaccataaaactcctagaagaaaacataagcagtatgctctttgacatcattcttagcagcatattttcaaatatcatgtctgaccaggcaagataaagaaaagaaaaaataaacagattggactacatcaaactaaaaagcttctgcacagctaaggaaaccatgaacaaaatgaaaagacaatgtaacaactgggaaaagatattcgtaaatcatatatctgataaggggtaaatacccaaaatatataaagaactcatgcatctcaacaacaaaaacaaacaatccaattagaaaatgggtaaaagatctgaacagatatttttccaaagaaaatatacagatggtcaacaggcacatgaaaagatgtgaacatcactaattattagggaaatgcaaatcaaaactacaatgagatatcaccttatgcctatcagaatggctataattaacaaaacaaggaacagcaagtgttggagaggatgtggagaaaaaggaactctcatacactactggtgagaatgcaaactggtgtaactactgtggaaaacagtatggagatttctcaaaaaattaagaataaatctaccatacaatccagctattccactactgtgtaattatccaaagaacccaaaaacactaatttaaaaagatatatgcacctctatgttcactgcagcaatattcacaacagccaagacttggaaacaacatacatgcccatcaacggatgaagggataaagaagaagtggtatatggaatactactcagccataaaaagatgaaatcttgccatttgcaacaacatggatggatcttgagggcattatgctatgtgaaataagtcagaaggagaaagtcaaatgtcatatgatctcactcataaatagaagataaaaacaacaacaacaaacaaatacacacatagcTACATAGATTAGGTTGGTGGTTACCCAAgaagaagtggggagggaggggggctaTAAGGGTTACTGGgaacatgtgtatggtgatggatggtaatcacacttttggtgatgaacatgatgtaggTTATACAGCAGTCAAAATATGAcgacgtacaactgaaatttatataatattataaactaatgtcacctcaaaaaaaaaaaacctgtaggTGGCAacaaagcattgtctgatatagtgctagGAGATGAGAGGATAGCACAAAAAGActaggcagggttccactctgctgtacacaggatcaCTAGGAATTGGAATAGACTCAACGGCACTAACAAAAGAAATGGCCGAAAATAtagctttctctcctctccattgGTATAGCTGGTTACTTCTCCAGAATTCATCAAACTTCACCTTATGTTATAGAGGAGGCATGCTGTGGTTTGCTTCACTGTGCCTTCAGCTACAGTCCAAATGCTTGACTGCACCCTCAGCTATAGTCCAGGACCTTGATTACTCTTGTGTTTCTTGGAGTGTGGACCATGAACCAGCAGCTGCAGCAGTACCTGTGAGcttcttggaaaaataaattttcaggcCCCACTCTAGACCTATTGAAACAGAAAATCTGGGAATGTGAACCAgaaatatgttttaacaagccttttTACTAGACCTTGGAAATTTGTTCTCTTCCTCTTGtatgtcctttctctctctcatcttgaCAAGGGTTTATCAATTctataaatttttcaaaaactaaCTTTAGTCTTGGTTGGTTCTTTCTTTGGTcgtattttctttattatttccttccttctactttctttgcatTTAATTTGTTGTTATATAAGGATTCTGATCACCCAATTCCAGTGTGTGGGGAGGGAGTTCCCCCATACATCCAACAAGGAATTCTCTGCACACTAAATGGCTGActtacaattcaactcaattctgtcactatctacctggagataacatcagattccacaggttaaggattcagtcctacaagactgcccctctccttcagatgccaatcacaagttcAGGTTACTAGCTGtgttctgaccaactggctataggtcagaggttcccacaacctcctccttgggttcaattaatttggtAGAGTGGCTTACAAAACTCAGAGGAACATTTTACTTATTAGATcattggtttattataaaaggatgtaattcaggaacagccagaagGAAGAGATGCATAAGGAAAGGTACGGGAAAagggtgcagagcttccatgccttctccaAGCTAACACTCTCCTGAATTTTgacatgttcaccaacctggaagctctctgaaccccatccttttgagtatttattgagGCTTCATTATGTAGGTATGTTTGATTAAATCGTTGGTCATTGGctattgattcaacctccagtccCTCACCTTTCCTGGGAGGTTAGGGTGGGCAGGGCTGAAAGTACTAACCCTCTAATCAGGTGATTTGCTTCCCTTAACAATCAGCCTCCATCCTTAGGTTATCTAGGGGCTTTCCAAaggtcacctcattaacataacaaaacacACATTGATTgcttagaaaatttcaaagattttaggagctctgtgccagaaatgagaacaaagaccaaatgtatatttcttattacaAACCATATTATCAcattatgtttctatttttttgataTAGATGCTTAAACAATTTATATTTAGCCATTATTTTCTCATACGTGCTTTTAATGCTAAAACTTTCCTTTGAGCCTGGCTTTAACTGCATATCAGAAACTTTTATATGCTGCATTGCCTTtgtcagttcaaaatattttctaatgatcATTATGACACATTAGTTatttagaatttgcatttctgaatgTTAAGACACAGGAGAATTTCTGATTATGTTTTTATCATTGACTTTTAGCTTAACTCTACTTGTTAGAAAAACTTTATGTATGCTTTtaaacttttgaaatttattcataTTGCTTCatggaaaaatgttatttttgtttaggtttgttgagatataattgatttTGCTTACATTTAAAGTTTACctcttgatgagtttggacatatgcctACATCCATGATACCATTACCACAACCAAGGTACTAAACATAGCCATACATCATCTCCCAAAATTTCCTTGTgttcttgtgtgtgtgcatgtgtgtttggtAAGAACATGTAAtatgagatctatcctcttagcatattttaaagtgcacaatacCATATTGTTAATTATAGATAATATGTACAGTAGATCTCTAtgttattcatcttgcataacagAAACTttatatccattaaaaaataatttcccatttcctgttctcccagcttctggcaaccaccatcctattctctgcttctatgacttTGACCGTTTTAGAGACTCCATATAAGTTGAATCAcgcagtgtttgtccttctgtgactagcttatttcatttagcataatgtcttctaggttcatccatgttgtcacaaattgcaggaattccttctttttataaagctgaataatattctgttggaTGCATCTaccgcattttctttatccattcattagaataaatgtttcatgtgtaattgaaaagattatatatttttctgttggtaaatttttaaattctaaacttATAATGGAAGTCTTGCTTATTAATcatgttgttcaaatcttttacatACTTGCTGATTTGCTTTTCCTATCACTCAGAGATATATACCAAAAAAACTCTAccattatacattttttaaatatttccttttttcatcaGGTTTTGCTTTATAATTCTCAGAATATATTTCTACATgcataaatgtttagaaatgttatatcttctttgtGATGCATTTCCTTCTTTGCGTCTATCAATGCTTCCTAGCCTATAAGGCTACTTTGCAATAACTTGGTATTGCTATACCAACTTCCTTTTGGCTAGTGTTTTCATAATGTagcttttcattgttttatttttaaattttctgtttacttACATGTATAGTATTTCTCTTGTGAGCATAATATAGTTGTTTTCtattcaattttataatttttgtcttttaattatataCTCTACTTATCTTCAGCATAATTACTGATATTTTGGCTTTAAATCTACTATCTTACTATAGCTTCCCTCTTTCCTGTCTCTTCAAtattccttcccctccctgactTTCTGCCTGCTTTCTGGATTAAGTATTTCGAATTATCCCATTTTCCCATTTACTAGCTTATTAGTTTAATCCTCTTTTAGTATTCTTTTATTGGTTATCCTAGAAACTTTTACATTCATCCTAAGCTTATTGAATTCtactataaattaatattttaccacttcaTGCTAGTGCAATGATCCTAGAACAATTTAATTCCTCCTATCCTTCTCCTAACTTACATGCTACAGTTgccatatattttaattattttatatagacaatttaacattttaaataaacttcaatttatttaacccagtaaatatttattttgatgtatttaCCCTTTTCATTGCTCAACTTGGCAGTTAGGGTTGGGGGCTAGCAATGTCAGTTTCCCTTAATCAAATCAAGAATTGCAATTATTCAGATAAGGGTTTCAATCCCTGTGAAGGctgctctatttttttctatttctatttgacTTTTGCTCTTACAGTATAGGGCTTTAGAATGTAAAGATTTTAGGGTTTCAACCTAAAGCCTGTGGTGTTTACCAGGGCTTCTCTTCTTATGTAGGCCCCAAATTCCAATTTTCGTCTCCTTAGCCCATGCCTCTGTGGGAGGTTCTGCTCAGTCTTTTGGCCTCTAAGGCACCACTTTAACAGATACCTGTAGGTGAAGGAAATGTGGTCCCAAATGCTGGGTTTTACCTCTCAggacttccttcctttcctggatCACAGCCATCCAATTGCTCCCTGCCTTGGCAGTTCTCAGATATTTTTGAATAgatgatgttttttaaaatcattctttaCTAACAGTTCTCAGCAGgatattttttcttaaacaatCAAATCCATCATTGCCAAAAGAGAAATTCCTGTGTTACTGTAAATAAAATTGGTTAGGATTAcaactttaaaagtttaaagatTTAGCAATCAGAGAGGCAGATGGAAACTGATTAATCTATGACATTAGCACATTCAGGCACCATTACAGGGGAGACATTATTGTTTTCTCAAGCTACAGAGATCATCTGGGAAAatgattgatgatgatgatggttgtggtggtggtggttctaATG encodes the following:
- the LOC106835719 gene encoding T-cell surface glycoprotein CD1b-like codes for the protein MLLLPLLLSAVLFPGGDNEHAFQGPTSFHLIQISSFANSTWAQNQGSGWLDDLQIHGWDSDSGTAIFLKPWSKGNLSDEEVTELEELFRVYLIGFIREVQDRVSEFQMEYPFEIQGIAGCELHSGGTTVSFLRGALGGLDFLSIKNESCAPAPEGGSRAQKFCTLISQYQGIADIIRKLLLETCPRYLLGVLDAGKAELQRQVKPEAWLSSGPAPGPGHLLLVRHVSGFYPKPVWVMWMRGEQEQPGTQQGDVLPNADGTWYLRVTLDVAAGEAAGLACRVRHSSLGGQDIILYWGRSTSIGLIVLAIIVPSLILLICFALWFWRRWSYLNVP